CTGGGCAAATGCTTACAAAAACCGCTATGGCTTAGTAGAAGTTGACTTGGATAATAACTTCAGACGAACAATTAAAGCATCTGGTCATTGGTACAAAGAACTTGCAAAAAACAATGGATTTGAAGACTAAATATGATAAAATAAAACTATTATGTGTAAAGAGGTGAACTTCCGTGGCTCAGAATCAAACAAAATATAGTTTCATAGCTGAAGAAATCCGAAAAAGAATTATGAATCACGCATATCCGCTCAATCAACCTATTCCTGACGAGATAACTTTGGCGAAAGAGTTTGATTGTAGTCGAATGACAATGAAAAAAGCGCTTGAGGTACTTGTACTTGAAGGATTGCTTTACCGGAAACGTGGACATGGTACTTTCATTATCAAATCGGCACTGGACGCGGACCGATTGCAGATTCACAACCAAGAAGTAAATGGCTTCACAAAACTTTTAAATGGCAAAAAAGTGATTAGCAAGGTTATTGAATTTAAAGTTATTTTTCCAACTGAAGAAATTGCCGAACGTCTTCACATCGAAATGGAAACACCGATTTATGATATTTTACGTGTGCGCCTAGTAAAAGATGAACCATATGTACTCGAGCATACGTATATGCCTGTTGGTGTTATTCCCGGAATTAACCAACAAATTTTGGAAGGCTCGATTTATTCCTACATTCAAGATAATCTCAATTTGAAAATTGCGAGTTCTTATAAACAAATTCGCGCAGATAAAGCGACCTTGCTTGATCAGCAATATTTAGACTGTGCTTCTGATGATCCGGTTGTCGAAGTAGAGCAAACCGTGTATTTAAATAATGGGCTTGCTTTTGAATTTTCGAAGTCGCGGCACCGTTATGATAAATTCGTGTTTACAACTGTGAATATCGCTCGACGTTAAAAATCGGAAGCTAAAATGATAATTCGTTTTAGCTTCTTTTTTTGGCGTATACATAGGCTCATTTATTTGTTGAAAAATGTGATATACTTTTTAGTAGAAAATAAAACGAGTGGTAAGAAAGGATTATGTAAGTATGACTCAAAAAACAGATCAAGATGTGATGCGAGAGAACAATAAGAAGTTAGTATTAAAAACGCTTTTTAATGCTGGACCAACCTCTCGAAGTGCGATTGCGAGTTCCATTCATCTACAAAAATCTACTGTTTCATCAATTGTTCGTGAGCTTCATGAGCTTGGTCTTATCGAGGAACTTGGCATTGGCGAATCTAGTAATGTTGGTGGACGCAAACCAAATTTAATCCAATTTAACTATCACTACGGTTATGTTTTAGCTTTCGATATGGGGGCCAGGCATTTAAGATATTCTGTCAATTATTTAAATGGCGAAGTAATTCAAAAAGAATCTCTTAGACTAATTGGGAAGAGCATAAAAGATGTTTTTCAAATGATGAAAAAGATTATCGGTCTACTACCAACATTTGATACGAAGAAAGGGCTTTTAGGAATTGCTGTATCGACCCATGCGCCTGTTTATGATAATAAGATCCGCTATAGCCCGTTTTTAGAATTAGATTCTTTTTCGTTACTTGATGCATTGCAAGAAGTAGTCAAGGTACCGATTCGTTTTGAAAATGAGGCGAATTTAACAGCTATTTCGATTCGAGATTTTTGGAATCATGCAGATGCGGAACCGCTAAACAATTTGATTGCGCTTAATATCCATAATGGAATTGGCGTTGGAACAATTATTAACGAGCAACTTTATCATGGTGTAGAGGGTTTGGCTGGTGAAATAGGTCGCTCTGTTATTTGGAAAGATAAGCAAGTATATCGATTAGAAGAACTTTACTCCGAAAAAGCAATCATCGAAAAAGTGGCCAAACATGAAAAAAAAGCAGATTTAACCGTGGACGAATTCGTAGCATTAATTAAAACAGGCAATGAATACGTGTTAGCAGTTGTAGATGAATGGATTTCGGCTATTTCGCAGATCACCTATAATCTAGTGCAATATAGCGCTCCTGATGCGATATTCTTATCGTCGCGTTCTTTATCGCAATTTCCGGAGTTATTGGAACGTATTTCAGTGAAGTATAAGGAACTGAATCCATTAGGTGAGACGCAAATAAAGTTTACGGAGCATGATATT
The nucleotide sequence above comes from Listeria ivanovii subsp. londoniensis. Encoded proteins:
- a CDS encoding GntR family transcriptional regulator — protein: MAQNQTKYSFIAEEIRKRIMNHAYPLNQPIPDEITLAKEFDCSRMTMKKALEVLVLEGLLYRKRGHGTFIIKSALDADRLQIHNQEVNGFTKLLNGKKVISKVIEFKVIFPTEEIAERLHIEMETPIYDILRVRLVKDEPYVLEHTYMPVGVIPGINQQILEGSIYSYIQDNLNLKIASSYKQIRADKATLLDQQYLDCASDDPVVEVEQTVYLNNGLAFEFSKSRHRYDKFVFTTVNIARR
- a CDS encoding ROK family transcriptional regulator; translated protein: MTQKTDQDVMRENNKKLVLKTLFNAGPTSRSAIASSIHLQKSTVSSIVRELHELGLIEELGIGESSNVGGRKPNLIQFNYHYGYVLAFDMGARHLRYSVNYLNGEVIQKESLRLIGKSIKDVFQMMKKIIGLLPTFDTKKGLLGIAVSTHAPVYDNKIRYSPFLELDSFSLLDALQEVVKVPIRFENEANLTAISIRDFWNHADAEPLNNLIALNIHNGIGVGTIINEQLYHGVEGLAGEIGRSVIWKDKQVYRLEELYSEKAIIEKVAKHEKKADLTVDEFVALIKTGNEYVLAVVDEWISAISQITYNLVQYSAPDAIFLSSRSLSQFPELLERISVKYKELNPLGETQIKFTEHDIYDSSLLGGVALITRQVLGLESQKIIFKK